The sequence below is a genomic window from Bos taurus isolate L1 Dominette 01449 registration number 42190680 breed Hereford chromosome 7, ARS-UCD2.0, whole genome shotgun sequence.
CAAATAATAGATGTACTATTAAGACATCTTTGTTAATCTGtccatttgtctttaaaaatttagagaaacaaCACTTGACTCATTCTTTTCTAGCAAttaattcaaatattaatttgtttgttttggcatAGTATTTTCAGAGTGTCTCATGCCTCTACCTGACATACATTTCATTTTCCAACTGCACAAAGGCAAAGAGACTATGCAGTGTGCTTTTGCTGAAAGACTACCCCAGATGAAATTTTTGGTTTGGAATTACCTTTATTTCACTTTCTCGAGAGAGCATCTCCAGAGCTTCTAGATGTGAAAGGCCTTGAAATTCATCAAAGAGTAGCCCATAATGAGTTTTCTTGTCTGTTTCCATGGTAACCTCATTGGAAGTCCAtagttcttctttctcctttgcctctcgTAAAACCTGAAAGAGAGATGGAGGCATTATACTGCAATACATAACAAAAGCTTAAGGATGAGTTTTGAAAGTCGAGGGAAGCAAAACTGAGATGAATAACACTGCTCTTTCATTATGGAACTGTGATTCAAATCAGATAGGCTCAGGAGCTGCAGGGAAAATATGATCACATAACTTGCTCCTACACAGGGTAAATAACACCCTAGGAACCAAGTATTTTTCTGAACGTGGTTTTTACTATTAATCTAATAAACAACCCTAAAAGGGCTTGGCATCTTATACTGCATTGAGAAGACATtctgagggaaggaaagaggaggaaaaagaactGCGCATTTTTCTAAGCATTagagctgtgcatctcctcaccaaaaaaaaaaaaaaaaaaaccttaattaaaaaaacattcacTAAAAAGTCCTCAAAAGGAAATACTAACAAGGTCCCAAGTTAACACaggcaaaaaatcaaaatagaaacagaaagtaaacaTATAAATGCAAATAGTACCTGAGACAGCGTAGAAGTCCGGTTCATCAGACCCTTGGTTCTTTTAAATCCAGGATCCCCCTCTGCTATTACATCCATTGTCTTTTTTCCAATGAATTCTAAGGCATCCAAACCCCCACTGATAACACTCTTTCCCTAGGAAACACATGTAACCTCGTCACAATAATGTTGAAGAAAGACACCTGCATGTTTTGATCATGTAAAATAGTGGATAACAATACCAAATGGCAAGAAAGTGGGGCAACTAAAACAATCATATTGTACTTATGGGAATGTAAAGCAGTATACCCACTTTGGAAAACTATGAGTATGTCTGAATATATGAATATCCTATGACCTAGCAACGGTACCCATGgttaaaaactcaaaaaattgTGTAGAGGTTCATCAAAACACACACAAGAATGCTCACAGGAGTACTATTATAAAAGCTAAAAACTGAAAACTACCTCAACACTTACCAACTCTGGAATGAGTGTTACACAGTCACTCAATGAAgcacaacaaagaaaatagaatataCCACACAGCTATACCATGAATAAATTATACAAACATAAtaatgaatgaaagaaaccagatacAATAGAGTACATTCTTTATGATTCTTTATACAGCAAGCAAAATTAATGTATGTTGGTAGAAGACAGAAGTGTAGCTATCTTAGAGGGCAATAGAGGGAGGCATAGAAGACAGGGAGACAGCACAGGGAGACATCTGATATACCACCATGCTGTTTCTCAGTCTGAATATGAGcacattgtgaaaattaaaaccaaacaCTTACgatttcatttttctgaatatagattatactaagtaaaaagttaaaataaaaagtactagCTATTGTCATGCAGGAGATATTAAGCTTCCTATATAATCCTTTCAAAAATGTTTCTGATCATCTATGCCTTTATAAGTACTCATCATAAACATCTCATTTTCCCTTCATCTAAAAGATGtaattatgagaaaaatatttttgtaaagcaGAGAGGTTTTTCTAGGATCAACAAACTAAGAATTCTTAGTCCATAAAATATTATGTACATTACCTCTCCATTActcatctcctcctccctcttttaCTTCTAAGTTTTTCAAGTAGCTCTCACTCTACACTTAAGATCAAAGTGAATGATCTTCGGCAATTTGAACTACCATAAGAGTAATCAGTCCCCACaacttttaaggaaaaagaaagagagagagacaagaccCATTATAATCATGGAAGGAAGCAGGCCACCTTGGCAATTTTTACTCACTGTGCTCTGAACAGCAGTAGAGATGGTCGAGAATACCCCAAACGGCCCACTCATTGGAGAGGAGTTTCCATTCTCTTTGGCACTTGTCTCTCCTATAGTAGGGAAGGGATGTGTAAATAGGTTTGCTTTATTAGCATctatatgaattttttaaaatcagatcttACTTCCAACATACAAGGCCTTAGCATTTTTCAAGCAttttaaaccatttgcctatttaaaatataagctaaggcaactttttttcattttcatttcaaaacaaaatCCAGTCTTTTGAACAACCTACTGATTATATACAAGAGACAACATGATTTTCTGCACAAGGTAAAACCACAGGGTCAGAAAACAGGTCAGTGGTCACTGAGAGTGGAGAACTGGTGGAGGGGAGTGACTACAAAGGGGCATGGGGGGTGTGGTGTAAAAATATTCTTGTGTCCTGTCTATACAGATATAGGAAATATTCTATATCTGAATAATCACAATGGACTATGATTACACAGTGTAAAGAGGATTTAATGCTTgtcaaaatacataaaactatAAACAGTTGGTCCTCTGTTCTGTGATGTCAAACCTGTGGATACTCatttttatataaaggacttgagcatctgaGGATTTTGATATCTATTGGAGGGCTCCTGGAACCAATCTCCATGGATATTACAGGATGACTATACCTAAAGAGAGCAAACTTTATGTAAATTATTAACTcaataaatctgatttttttttcaaatccagGCTATTTTAAACTTTATCCTAGAAAATTATGCTTCTTCATAAGATTCAGACATGCAttagggagatttttttttaatctgtactaTTAACACTAAAATCTATTATAGGAGATCAACAAATAATCTACTGTAGGGAGGACTTTTGCTTCCAACTATGATGGATTATCTGATGTCAGACTTGCCCTTCTACCACAACATCTAGAAAAGTAGACAAAATATGAAGAACAATTATCTCCAGATACTAGACAACAGACTATACTGGACTATGGttcaggagagaaaagaaaaaaatgaagagaattctCATTGGTTTGCTTTCCAGACCACAGCACAAGGAAGGGAAACCCAAGCAGAGCATGGTAGTCTTACTAAGTGGAAGAAACAGGCAAGAAAGCTGAAGCACCTGGAATTTGCAGGTCAGAGTACAAGTacacctcattttattgcactttacTGCACTCTTCagataatgctttttttttttttaacaaactgaaggtttgtgtAACCCTCCATTGTCAGATAATGGTTAGTATTTTTCAttaatgaagtattttttaattaaggtatatacactttttttaagatataatgcTACTGCACACTTAATAGGTTATAACATAGTATAAATTTTTACATATgcttgaaaactaaaaaaaaaaaacttgtgagactcgctttattgcaatattcactttattgaagTGGCCtgaaactgaacccacaatatctTCAGACTTTACTGTACTGAAGAGGAGGGAGCTACAGAGGTAAAGATTTCCAGCTATCTACACAGGCATGCCCTTGAGTCTTGGGCTGAATACTAAGCTATTCTTATATTGGAAGACTCCATGATACTGGGCAAAGAATGACCATGAAGCTATAAACTAAACAATGCCCAAAGCTCATGCTAGGCTGAGGGGTACTTGACTTCCAAACAATCAAGTAGACAGACCTAGTTAAACACCTAGAAATTAGATAGAAACCTCAGAAGGATTAGAGGCTTAGTAGCTAAGCTAACTAGCACTTATAAAGGCTACCCTAGATTCACCCTAAAGCAGCTTAAAATGAAGTCTTAAAAACATCAACCTAATctacaaatgggcttccctggtagctcagctggtaatgaatcggcctgcaatgcagaaaaccccggttcgattcctgggtcaggaagattccctgaagaagggataggctacccacgccagcattcttgggcttctccagtggctcagacggtaaataatccacctgcaatgtgggagacctgggttcgatccctgggttggaaagatcccctggaagaagacatggcaacccaatccagtaatcttgcctggagaaccccatggacagagaagcctggcagactgcagtccattgggtcatagagtcggacatgactgagcaactaagcatgcacacaagctACAAATATCTTCACTGCCCTCCAAACAAAACTCACTCCCTTTAAAAGACAACAAAATCCACTCAACTATGTAACATTTTTAATTTCGagaatcaaagaaatgaaaaatgtgatCCATAACCAAGAAAAAATACTACTCAACAAAAATAGATTCAGATGTCAGAGATGACAGTATTAGCAGACAGGGACACTAAAATAAATACATCAGAAGGTGAGAAAcggaaaattcaaagaaaaaagaaacaaatggaatttctagaattgaaaatataatgaaagtaaaactgaacatcattcagtcgtgtcttattctttgcaaccccatggattgtaacctgccagactcctctctccatgaaattcttcaggccagaacactggagtaggtagctgttcccttctccaggggagcttcccaacccagggatggaatccaggtcctTTTAAAAGTCACTGAGTGGACTTAATAGCATTAGACACAGCAAAAGATTAGCAAAGCCACAACAAAAACTATGCAaactgaaggacaggaaaaaaaggcttaaaaaaaTGAACCAAACTTTAGTGACAGGGCAACAACACCAAAactaatacattaaaatattttttcaagccACAACAGATTCACATTCAGCTAACTCTTATTAGACTCTTACTCAATTGTGCCAAGCAAAAAGGTAGACAATTTTTACATTCTATATTCATggttttatttaatgtttataacAGTCCTCTGCAATATAAAATATCATCCCCTTgcataaataatgaaaaacagaCACCTAAGTGGTTAAAGGACATATATCTCTGTCAGTCAAAGATTTCAAGTCTCCTTTCTCATCAGTCCCATGACACCCTGAACATCACAATCCATAAACATCTACTGAAGAAATGAGCTGAACTATTCCATTTCAATCCATAATTCTAGGCTGTAACATTTCCATATACTGACCTGTTGCATACTGGACTTCCGTTGAAATTTCACTAGGACTAGGGATTCCAAGGGAAGTCTCTGCCTTCTCAATGACATTTGAAATACCTTGTCCTGATGagaaaaatgataacattttcatatttgaatATTACTTGCAATTAGCCACCAAAACttaagaaacaaaccaaaattcAAACCcacagattttaaaattcattacaaGACTTTACTTTGACCTTATATAACTGATTTTGGGGAGTTTATCCTtatctcctccccccaaaaaTTGATTATCACtaaataatagttttatatttataattcctAAATGTCAACCTTctaatgaaaattataaattttagtgGCAATATAAATCAGCCCATCGTTCTAATGCATCCTCAAACTATAAAGCCTCTGCATAATCATGGAAGAATGATTAACAAAGTCATTTTTAACACAGATCTGTAGCAAAATATgcacaaaaattaacaaaatgactGATGACCTTACCTACTGTGGCTACTGTAGCTGAGGCTGAGGACAGCAAGGACTTGCCCCAACTGCCCCAATAGCCCCATCCGGACTGGGGTACATCTTTGGAAACAGTCTCCTATTTTTCCCAGTAGCcagaaaaaccaaagaaaaatggaaaaattagagGGAAGTCAGAGTGCATACACAAGGTAGCTAATTATTGGCCAAAAGTATGGCTGAACAAATACATACTGTGTGGCTCAAGAAATGTACTGACTGGCAGATGTATGTTAACTGCATGTAAGCATTTATAGAACTGAGAAAATTTagtgttttatggttttaaaaGGAAGTAAATAAGTATAATCCCAAGTTTGTTTTGATTCCATATTCCTTTTAGccccaatattttttaatttcagtgttttAATAGATACTCTACTTTGCCTGCAGCCTGTGATGCCTGAACAGGGAGAACTTCTGTCTCAAGGTCACTGGAAGGTTTGGACTCTGGTCTTTTCCGAGTAGAAGCTACAGGTTCTGATTTACTCTCCGACTTGGCACTCTGGTCAACTGACTCAAAATTCTTGACTGGCTCACAGTTCTCATCTTCACGGATAGGAGTTGCTTCAGTTATCACTGCAGTCTCAAGATCATCTTTATTCGACATGATTAGATCATTGCCTGGTAAAATAaaagcccccccaccccaaaaaattAATTATAGGCTTTTTTTACTTGTTACTTGTTTAAACTTTTTGAGATTATCACTAAGTCACATGCaggtgtaagaaataatagagCTCTAATGTACTCTTCACCCAATTTTCCCCAAGGTAACAGTTTGTGTAACTATAGCATTTCATAACCAGGATACCGATATGTACCGATATGTACCATCCCCTGATCTAACTCAAAATTTCACCAGCTTTACACTCATTCATGCGAGCATAATTACTTCCATGAAATTTTATCACATGCACAGATTCATATAATCATTACCACAGTCAGGATACAGAATAATTCAATTACAATGATCCCTTGTGTTTTAGCTATCTTTAGCCACTCCCACCCACCTCCTAACCCACAGCAATCACTGACACTCTCCATCTCTAtacttttgtcatttcaagatGTTATATAAATGCAGTCACACAGCATGTAACCTTTTGAGACTGAGTTTTTTAACTCAGCAAAAGTCCCTCAAGATCCATGCAAGCTGCTGCATTAGTAGTTTCTCCCTCTTCATTGCTGAGCAGTGTTCCTTGGTATGGGTGCATCTCAGTTGTTTCACCACTCACCTGCTGAAGGATGCCCGGGCTGTTTCCAGTTTAGGCCTATTACAACTAAAATGCctataaacatttatatacagGTTTTTATGGGAATATAAGCTTTCGTTTCCCTGGAATAAATGACCAGTGCATGCTTAATTTTGTAAGAagctgtgtgaaagtgaagtcgctcagttgtgtccgactctgtgaccccatggacctgccaAGCGtcgtggtccatgggattctccaggcaagaatactggagtgggctgccatctccttctccaggggatcttcccaacccagggatcaaacccgagtctcctgcatcgcagacagacactttaccgtctgagccgctaGTGGCAATCTTGGACTTAAGAAGCTGCCGTACTCTTTTCCAAAGTAGTTGaactattttacatttctaccagcaataTACGAGAAATcaagtttctttttattctcatcaGCATTTGGCagtgttattttttatttgaaccaTTCTGATATAGGTGCGCTAATATGGGTTTAAGCTTTacattgcatttctctaatggtaatgatactgaacatcttttcatgtgcttgccatctgtatatcctcttcAGTGAAACagctatttttatcttttgctcGCTTTCtaattggactttttttttactgttaagtTTTGAGAGCTCAAttcaagtcctttgtcagatatgtgcttcgtaaatattttattttagtttgtaGCTTATCTTTTCAACCTCTTCATAATTTTTCACAGagcaaaacttttaaatttcaatgaagtccaatttattaacttttcctttaattgacatttttttaaaaaccttattaGTTCTTAATCATCCCTACCTCAATTTTTCAAAGAGAAGATTATGAAATTTCAGCTATCAGGATAAGATTTACATCACGCCAGCTTTTGAATAGCAAAGTTAACCAATTCAATTCCTTCCAGAAGTACAGATCTTTAGCGattaaagcaaagatattactggTGTATTTACaaacaggagatgctggtttctGAGATAACAAAGTATCaccagaggaggaaaagaaatgcatttcacacatacatacacacacccagaCCTTAAGTATAAATAAGCACATATCTTGTACCTATATATACTAACCacgggctttcctagtggctcagatggtaaagagtccacctgcaatgcaggagacccaggttcaatgcctgggctgggaagattccctggagaagggaatggcaacccactccagtattcttgctggagaattccatggacacaggggcagtttatgaggttgcaaagagtcagaggagactaactcacacacacacaatctaacCACATAATTAGATCCAATCCATCAATGCCATCAAAACATTTCTAACATACTAAAAATGAGAGACATAATAACAACTAAGGCAGCCTGTAAACAGCACTATAACTGAGgtacacagaaaattttaaaggacAGGCAGCAAGGAAAAGTATGCAAGGATCAGGAAATAACATTCAACTTTAAATacctttaaaaactttaaatagcACAGAACAGTGATCACAAACTGGAATTCTGAGTTCCAAATCAAGCCTACAGAGGTTTTTGTTTGGCCTGCAGAGTGTTTAATGCTTTTTTATACTAATtggtttaacattttaaaatcagacttCATATACAAATAGAAATCTCCAACTTCCTTTGTAAAACCGAAAGATCTGACAACACTGGGCCCACATTCAACTTGgtaataactgctgctgctgctgctgctaagtcacttcagtcgtgtccgactctgtgcgaccccacagacccaccaggctcccccgtccctgggattctccaggcaagaacactggagtgggttgccatttccttctccaatgcatgaaggtgaaaactgaaagtgttaagtcgctcagtcgtgtccgactcttagcgaccccaaggactgcagcctaccaggctcctctgcccatgggattttccaggcaacagtactggagtggggtgccactgccttctccgtggtAATAACTAGCTCATGCCAAATATTTGCTAGGATCTTTTAGACAGGGTAGTGCTCTCTAGATCCCCATAACCTCCACCCAACTCCACTTGACTCATTTATGTTACCTGAGTAACCTCTGTAGGCATCTGAACTTGTAACATCTGCCTTAAAGGGAACTTAGGATTTTggtcttttttagtttttttttttattacaaaagcatgataacacatttacaggagacttgggaaaACTGAACAAGGTTACGTATGgatccactatatattacaattatttttttaagtagataaaccAAGATTTTTAGTCAGAGTTTCAAtataaaactctcaaaaattaatagaatgaatatacagagaaatagaaggatattaatagaatgaatatccACTAATAGAATGAATTAGAGAAATGAATAtccattaatagaatgaatatagaGAGAAACAGAAGGTCTACTACCTGTAAAGCACTGTGAATCAAaccaacataattaagatttatacaattttcacataaTAGTAGAatgcaaattctattcaagttcccatggactataaactgCAAGACACTGGAGCATAGCCAAAAAATTTGGAAGGCTTCACAAATTTGGGAGTCATTCTTGAGCAGGGCCCCTGATAATCTTCTCTGGAtggttccaattttagtatattagCTGCCAAAGCCAGCACAAGGGCACTTAGGATTTTGACAGATCAAGACGCCAAAGAGAGAATTCAAGGGTGTGGAAACAACACAAAGGAAAGCTCAAAGGTCTGAAAGTGTGGAATGCAGACAGATACTGGAAGTAGTTGTTATGAGAAGGAGAATGATGAGGAGGCATAAAGCTAGAAAGATAGATTTATATAACATCATAGATCCTAGACCATAGAGAATATGATAAACCATACATTATATGATACATTATACACTTCTAAAAcatcaaggaaatcagtctgaatattcattggaaggactgatgttgaagctgaaactccaatactttggccacctgatgcgaagagctgactcatttgaaaagaccctgattctgggaaagattgaaggcaagaggagaatggggcacagaggatgagacgattggatggcatcaccaactcaacggacatgagtttcagtaaactccgggagctggtgatggacagggaggtctggcatgctccagtccatggggtcgcaaagagtcagacacgactgagggactgaactgaactgaaccgtatGACAAGTTTTGGAGACTGGGAATTAATTTAAGACAATTTCTGCCTACTTACAGGGGCCTAACAGGAAAGGCTACAGAGTTgctattttgttgctgttttaattaaattatttatttaggccACACAGCGTggtttgtaggatcttagttgcccTGGTCCCCAGTCCGGGGCAGTGAGGGTGCAGagtctcaatcactggaccaccagagaactcccagAGCTACACAGTTCTTGCACAAAGTTCCATCAATGTTTCCTGTAGCTGAATAcacatatttactttttcttttaccaTCTTTTTGCTATCCGTGTGCTCTCGCCAAGCTACAAAACACAGTGGTATGTACTTAACACACATATTAGatgttatatatagtatatagtaatATAATGGGCTCTGGAGTTAGGCTGACACTCTTCCAACTCTATACCTGAGTGACTGTGGGATTAGTCACCTATCTGCGTCTCTGGTTCCACATCTGTAAAACCTACATGCCAGAGTTCCTAGAAAGACAAAACGACCCAGTGGACGTGAGGGGTTcggaacagagcctggcacataatcGCTCACGGGTAAACAGCAGCTGTTAGTACGAAGTGGTTGCCTGGAGCATTACTATCTTTACTAAATAACCACGTGTCTCGAGACGGACAAAATCTGCTCTCCCTTCTTCCCAATTACAAGACCGAGTGCCCAACGGGAGTTCTGGCGTAAACCTGGGCTCCTAAGTTCTCCGACGCTGACAACGACGAGAATTCCTCACACGGGCTTAGCGTTTCAATAACCAAAGGACTTCCGCAGCATCAGCGTCCACCGCGAGGGGCCAGCCGCCCAGCC
It includes:
- the FAM114A2 gene encoding protein FAM114A2 (The RefSeq protein has 1 substitution compared to this genomic sequence); this translates as MSNKDDLETAVITEATPIREDENCEPVKNFESVDQSAKSESKSEPVASTRKRPESKPSSDLETEVLPVQASQAAGKETVSKDVPQSGWGYWGSWGKSLLSSASATVATVGQGISNVIEKAETSLGIPSPSEISTEVQYATGETSAKENGNSSPMSGPFGVFSTISTAVQSTGKSVISGGLDALEFIGKKTMDVIAEGDPGFKRTKGLMNRTSTLSQVLREAKEKEELWTSNEVTMETDKKTHYGLLFDEFQGLSHLEALEMLSRESEIKVKSILNSLSGEELETLKLELEQLKEAFSLAELCEEEEEEKKGGEDFTKEITELFSQLHVSSKPEKLARARNTAYEWIRTSLAKPLKEKEEGEKQLEAENTEQINNKSIEDIHAFAIRSLAELTACSIELFHKTAALVLHGRKQEVTTIERSRALCQMTVLLCKELSCLSKEFTTCLTTAGVKEKADVLNPLITAVFLEASNSASYIQDAFQLLLPVLEISFIENKTELPEA
- the FAM114A2 gene encoding protein FAM114A2 isoform X2, translating into MSNKDDLETAVITEATPIREDENCEPVKNFESVDQSAKSESKSEPVASTRKRPESKPSSDLETEVLPVQASQAAGKETVSKDVPQSGWGYWGSWGKSLLSSASATVATVGQGISNVIEKAETSLGIPSPSEISTEVQYATGETSAKENGNSSPMSGPFGVFSTISTAVQSTGKSVISGGLDALEFIGKKTMDVIAEGDPGFKRTKGLMNRTSTLSQVLREAKEKEELWTSNEVTMETDKKTHYGLLFDEFQGLSHLEALEMLSRESEIKVKSILNSLSGEELETLKLELEQLKEAFSLAELCEEEEEEKKGDEDFTKEITELFSQLHVSSKPEKLARARNTAYEWIRTSLAKPLKEKEEGEKQLEAENTEQINNKSIEDIHAFAIRSLAELTACSIELFHKTAALVLHGRKQEVTTIERSRALCQ
- the FAM114A2 gene encoding protein FAM114A2 isoform X1, giving the protein MSNKDDLETAVITEATPIREDENCEPVKNFESVDQSAKSESKSEPVASTRKRPESKPSSDLETEVLPVQASQAAGKETVSKDVPQSGWGYWGSWGKSLLSSASATVATVGQGISNVIEKAETSLGIPSPSEISTEVQYATGETSAKENGNSSPMSGPFGVFSTISTAVQSTGKSVISGGLDALEFIGKKTMDVIAEGDPGFKRTKGLMNRTSTLSQVLREAKEKEELWTSNEVTMETDKKTHYGLLFDEFQGLSHLEALEMLSRESEIKVKSILNSLSGEELETLKLELEQLKEAFSLAELCEEEEEEKKGDEDFTKEITELFSQLHVSSKPEKLARARNTAYEWIRTSLAKPLKEKEEGEKQLEAENTEQINNKSIEDIHAFAIRSLAELTACSIELFHKTAALVLHGRKQEVTTIERSRALCQMTVLLCKELSCLSKEFTTCLTTAGVKEKADVLNPLITAVFLEASNSASYIQDAFQLLLPVLEISFIENKTELPEA